The Culex quinquefasciatus strain JHB chromosome 2, VPISU_Cqui_1.0_pri_paternal, whole genome shotgun sequence genome contains the following window.
gtggctcttacggctttttgaaaactcacccgagatttgaCTCTTTCAGTCAAAAGAATTCCTGTTCACACAATGTACAGAACacgtaaaaaaacatttaaaatatattttgaataaataattgaaaatgcagTGGAAGATTATAATCAGCCTAGATGTCTAAAGATAATTTGAAATCCAAGGTTTATTGTTAAttaatatttcaagaaaattattTTCGTCATTGCTTTGGAGAAAAGTTTTATTGATCAACACAGACCCACATCGGAGGGCCAAAGTCTCCCAACGGTATTTGGAATATCTCCGGTAGAATTAGACCATATCTTCCCTTTTTCTGGCAGTTAAGTGATCTGACAATAAGTGTCTATTatggtcaattctaccaaaaagctagaatatttttaagaaacaaaattggatgaaaattactacccgtttgagtgttaatcttgacagcgatctgcagtgctaaaattttaattataaattaaaaataaatttcaaaagtgaATCAATTGAACAGTTGCGCCTGGTGTCAACCTCGCTAACAAAATCCTTTTCTTTTTGTCTATTTCACAGGCTCAATTCTGACGGACAGTAAACTCCCTGGTAAGCAAATGACTCGCTAAAACACCCAGTCGCTCCTCCCACGTACCGCGGACCACACGACGAACGACTCCTCAACACCGGAACACCTCCCAGCTGTGCGGTGAAGTGTCTGCGGAAAACCAAAAATGCACCGCCGGCAAGTGCTGCAACCGgttgtagttgttgttgttgaacacGACCAGCACCATCGCCACCCAACAACCACCACGTGTGAAAAGTGATCTGCGCAcacgtgtgggtgtgtgtgtgcttgtgtGCCGGAAGAAGAAAGTGTGCGAAGAAGTGGAGTGACCCCAAAATCGTTGGTGGAGGAGAAGAAGGTGGAGGTCTGTAACTGCCCCGCGTGcgattaaaatcaatttcagcGTTCCAATTTGGGTGAGCCTCTAGTGTGAGCTGTTTGGTGTGAATTACTATTGTGGGTTTGTGTGCAAACAACTTGGccggaagagtttttttttttgcccgggTGGTGGTATTAGTGCGCGAGAGGGGTCAAACTGACGGACGTCAAGTTGGCAGCAGTAGCAGCACCGGCAGTTGGTACGACGACCAGCAATAGCAGCAGCGCCACCATCACCATGTCGGCCACGATGCGAACCACGCTGCAGACCGTGCCGGAGTCGTTGCCGGCCGATCACGTCACAAATGCCGGCGCCGGCGCCGGAACCGGGGGCCCCGTCCAGGGTTCGGGCACGCAGACCGAGGTCAAGTCGCACTCGCACACCACGGCCTCGGCCGGCGTCAAGACGCGACAGTCGTCGAGCAAGGTGAGTCGAGCTGGGCAAAACTATTATCactacattttatttttgtttactgtTGTTGTCATCATCTACCTGTGTGGTAAGGTGTGGGCGTGCGCCTTTATCATAACTTTGTTTACGTAAAATGCTTCGGAGAAGGTACCCGTGGCGTAACGGTTTTCCGTAATGTTGATGTCTTTAGTTGCAGAAAATGTCCAAAAGAAAGGTAGTCATATATCACAGTGTTAAGAttgtatttttgagatttttttttttttagctttacaAAACTTAAGAGTTATAGAgaatgtaactattttttattcTCAGTTCATATTGATAAGAACATTCAACAATTTGTAAGGATTTTTTGAAATCGCAATTAAACTATATTTTGTTACAATTCAAAGATTGTTGAACCTTTGCTAGaggttgaaaaaatcacaaaaaatacaacaatatttTCCCGAAAAGTCTCGACATGGAAAACCTGACCTAATCACCTATACTTGATATTGAGAAACAAAAAAGTGGTAATACagctgtttttaaaaatttgagtacataCTAATTTTGtcattatttcatgaaattttatgtaatattacacgccGATCACGGGTCAATATGGAAAACCTACATTCAGGTGTTcagtttttatttgtattcaGAAAAACTATACATTCATATAATATTAAATGACCTTTCTGAAataggtgatgtgcatgcttttacatgcgattttaccaatCCATTTTTTTGGCTCTTATAGATTATTAGATTCATATCATTCTTAAACGTTAGACTAAAATTATACCTTTCTTGCCAGAAGAcatgagggcttttgttaatttgatttggttaaccgcggtggattttcttgaaataattcgaactgtcaaaaatccaccaaagtatctaccacattgatcgcacaaaaatctgtggtagaaaagtacacagctaaaaaagtagtaatccagctgcgtgtaaaaggcctgggtgtaaaataaatattgcattattttatacaattttatgtaattttacatcctgaaatatgtagcccgtcagtatgggaaacctacttgaccgaaatgtcaagctcatatatgtgtttatccttacagcttttcatcggtctgatggccgagtgagctaaggcgc
Protein-coding sequences here:
- the LOC119766818 gene encoding uncharacterized protein LOC119766818, which produces MSATMRTTLQTVPESLPADHVTNAGAGAGTGGPVQGSGTQTEVKSHSHTTASAGVKTRQSSSKLPIVVAMC